The Streptomyces racemochromogenes DNA segment GCGAAGGCGGGCGCGCCCAGTGCCGCCAGGGCCGCGGCGTGCTCGCGGTCGTAGGCGGGAGCCCCCTCGTCGGACAGGGCCAGCAGGGTCACGAACTCCACCCCGGCCGCCTTCATCGCGGCCACCCGCCCCAGCATCTCGTCGCGGATCCCGCCCTCGTAGAGATCGCTGATCAGGACGACGACCGTGTCGGCCGGTCGGGTGATCTTGGACTGGCAGTAGGCGAGGGCGCGGTTGATGTCGGTGCCGCCGCCCAGCTGGGTGCCGAACAGGACGTCCACCGGATCGTCGAGCTGGTCCGTCAGGTCGACCACGGCCGTGTCGAAGACGACCAGGCGGGTGGCGATGGACCGCATGGAGGCGAGGACGGCCCCGAAGACGGAGGCGTAGACGACCGAGGCCGCCATCGAGCCCGACTGGTCGACGCAGAGGACCACCTCCTTCCTGACCGCCCGCGAGGCCCGGCCGTAGCCGACGAGCCGCTCGGGGACGACGGTCCGGTGCTCCGGCAGGTAGTTCTTCAGGTTCGCCCGGATGGTCCGGCCCCAGTCGATGTCGTGGTGGCGGGGACGGCTGACCCGCGCGGAGCGGTCCAGCGCGCCCGTCAGGGTGGCCCGGGTGCGCGCCGCGAGCCGCTCCTCCAGCCGCTCGACCACCTTGCGGACCACGGCCCGCGCCGTCTCCCTGGTGGTGTCGGGCATGGCCTTGTTCAGCGACAGCAGGGTGCCGACGAGGTGGACGTCCGGCTCGACGGCCTCCAGCATCTCCGGCTCCAGCAGCAGCGTGGACAGGCCGAGCCGCTCGATGGCGTCCCGCTGCATGACCTGGACCACCGGGCTCGGGAAGTACGTACGGATGTCCCCGAGCCAGCGCGCGACGCGCGGGGCGGAGCCCCCGAGCCCGGCGGACCGCTCCCCCTGTCCCTGCCCCTGCCCCTGCCCCTGCGCGCGGCCGCCGCCGTAGAGCGCCCCGAGCGCCCCGTCCATCGCCGCGTCCCGCCCGCCGAGGGCGAGGCCGGTCCCGTCGTCCTCCCCGCCGAGCACCAGCCGCCACCGCCGCAGCCGCTCGTCTCCGGCGGCTCCGGTGCCGATCTCCGTCATCTCCCGATCCCCTCTCGTTCCGCGTGTGCCCCGGCCGCCCCCAGGAGCAGCCGGGCCAGGTCCGCCACCGCGTCCGCGCGGACCGGGTCCAGGTCCGGAGCGAAGCCGGCCGGGGCGGCGGTGGACGCCGTGCGGGCGCCCGGGACGCGGCGGGCCAGCTCGCCCAGGGTCCGCCTCACACCCGGCTCGTACGCCCCGAACGTGCGCCGCAGCAGCGGCAGTACGTCGATGAAGGCGCCCTCGGGCACCGACACCAGCCAGGCGTCGATCAACCCCAGCAGCCGCTCGTCGTGGACCAGCAGCGTCCCGCCGCCGGCACCCCCGGCGAACCCCTCGATCCAGCCCGCCGCGTCGGCCGGGGACGCCGCCGGGGACAGGGCGAGCCCCATCAGCCGGGCCGTCT contains these protein-coding regions:
- a CDS encoding VWA domain-containing protein is translated as MTEIGTGAAGDERLRRWRLVLGGEDDGTGLALGGRDAAMDGALGALYGGGRAQGQGQGQGQGERSAGLGGSAPRVARWLGDIRTYFPSPVVQVMQRDAIERLGLSTLLLEPEMLEAVEPDVHLVGTLLSLNKAMPDTTRETARAVVRKVVERLEERLAARTRATLTGALDRSARVSRPRHHDIDWGRTIRANLKNYLPEHRTVVPERLVGYGRASRAVRKEVVLCVDQSGSMAASVVYASVFGAVLASMRSIATRLVVFDTAVVDLTDQLDDPVDVLFGTQLGGGTDINRALAYCQSKITRPADTVVVLISDLYEGGIRDEMLGRVAAMKAAGVEFVTLLALSDEGAPAYDREHAAALAALGAPAFACTPGLFPEVMAAALEKRPLPVT